A single region of the Thioalkalivibrio nitratireducens DSM 14787 genome encodes:
- a CDS encoding mechanosensitive ion channel domain-containing protein, producing MSQPGPSMHLPLTRFYRLLLLLLLLPAWPTAAAAQERNDHGAAAPPVITSQQLRDLRAEVQGGRERLEPLIEAIDLGPAEQWLERSPAERLTQRVEAAADHPPSRSLWEGALEHEQAATERLRGALDRANLALAGFQRLNQAEGQITSLLDADPIVITDTAPEGRNLSEIEADIAALDRRRAQIALERDQKQQTLVRLEEQVRTQDETIERLRLERETELEPPPWGPLEEPALAEAFDAWQLALDRRTEARILAAQLDGQTLPARIEILRLETRVLAAEGVWAAQRLRQLAAELAERSGEELRALRGEIRRLVERDPEAGERFGPQIELLLERIDRIAHTQARVRTLQEKRERFAQIETDISDTLASVRERLEIGGLTEILGGLLLEEQRRLRQIEDLRFLLSDLERELAQSRLRDISLRDELRALPPVLPAIADDPSEAELRRLQREVIQSQLQADEQLTEHLRLAEVRLRAVVAQVDELAQLLRESLLWWPSHVPVGIDWSAQLPAALLALLDPASWQEIRNAMYTITAGSPWGTLLTVLIAGLLFLWGRGTPQHLARLAEKTSHRYSDRIGLTFQAMGWSLLRVLPVPLLLLSTSLRLEQLPEIGPGVEILAAALLGTAIWWLAGHLFLLFTSRNGVGMAHFDWNPLVVRRLRLNLAWYLPTQLTLIIFLALAFGHPSELVFDVFGRIGLLAAVVLSGLFAWRMLAPRRTDADVDPRQNRRRRLVRIALAAVAVALIGLTLAGYLLTVSELLGRIINTIVVVAAVWLGYSLAARALVLSETRLVMRRMREQRAKAAALEPGSTVGEGAVIDLPEPHLSVENINQQTRTLLRVTAGAALVLALLWVWADILPALTWLERVTLWSRTIVVGETEILSRVSLQDFLLAIFLGVLFTLAARNLPGLVEILLSRSTHMDAAGRYTVTTLLRYVLAVVAVISVFSLLGLRWSELQWMVAALTLGLGFGLQEVVANFVSGIIMLFERPVRVGDTITIGEYSGTVARIRTRATTIIDWDNREIVIPNKAFITERLINWTLSDTMTRIVIPVGVSYTADVDEVMATLQHIAEASPLVLRDPPPTVLFLKFGDSALSFELRVYVDQLKDRLVTISELHQTIIRQFRSKGIEIAYPQMDLHIRDVAPMARAVSRDGDTDGNGRNPQPSP from the coding sequence ATGTCCCAACCCGGCCCGAGCATGCACCTGCCGCTGACACGCTTTTATCGCCTGCTGCTTCTGCTCCTGCTGCTGCCTGCATGGCCAACCGCCGCGGCTGCCCAGGAACGCAACGACCATGGGGCCGCGGCGCCTCCAGTGATCACCTCGCAACAGCTGCGGGACCTGCGCGCCGAGGTGCAGGGCGGACGCGAGCGGCTCGAACCGCTGATCGAGGCGATCGACCTCGGTCCGGCCGAGCAGTGGCTGGAGCGCAGTCCCGCCGAGCGCCTGACGCAGCGGGTGGAGGCCGCGGCCGACCACCCACCCTCCCGAAGTCTCTGGGAGGGTGCGCTGGAGCACGAACAGGCCGCGACCGAACGGCTGCGCGGCGCACTGGACCGCGCGAATCTGGCGCTGGCAGGCTTCCAGAGACTCAATCAGGCCGAAGGGCAGATCACCAGCCTGCTGGACGCGGACCCGATCGTGATCACCGACACCGCGCCCGAAGGCCGGAATCTGAGCGAGATCGAGGCGGATATCGCCGCGCTCGACCGCCGGCGCGCGCAGATCGCGCTCGAGCGCGATCAAAAGCAGCAGACGTTGGTGCGCCTCGAGGAGCAGGTTCGCACCCAGGACGAGACCATCGAGCGGCTGCGCCTGGAGCGCGAGACGGAACTGGAGCCGCCGCCCTGGGGCCCCCTGGAAGAGCCCGCGCTCGCCGAGGCTTTCGATGCCTGGCAACTGGCGTTGGACCGGCGGACCGAGGCCCGGATCCTCGCCGCCCAGCTCGATGGCCAGACGCTTCCCGCGCGCATCGAGATCCTGCGACTCGAGACACGGGTGCTGGCCGCGGAGGGCGTCTGGGCGGCGCAGCGGCTGCGACAGCTGGCGGCGGAATTGGCCGAGCGTTCGGGAGAGGAACTGCGCGCGCTTCGCGGCGAGATCCGGCGCCTGGTCGAACGGGATCCGGAAGCGGGGGAGCGCTTCGGCCCGCAGATCGAGCTGCTGCTCGAACGCATCGACCGGATCGCCCATACCCAGGCACGGGTGCGCACGCTCCAGGAAAAACGCGAGCGCTTCGCACAGATCGAGACCGATATCTCCGACACGCTGGCCAGCGTCCGCGAGCGCCTGGAGATCGGCGGCCTGACCGAGATCCTGGGCGGCCTGTTGCTCGAGGAGCAACGCCGGCTGCGGCAGATCGAGGACCTGCGCTTTTTGTTGAGCGATCTGGAGCGCGAACTCGCGCAGTCCCGGCTGCGCGATATCAGCCTGCGGGACGAACTGCGCGCGTTGCCGCCAGTCCTGCCGGCGATCGCCGACGACCCGTCCGAGGCAGAGCTGCGGCGCCTGCAACGCGAGGTGATCCAGTCCCAGTTGCAGGCCGACGAGCAGCTGACCGAGCACCTCCGCCTGGCCGAGGTGCGATTGCGCGCGGTCGTGGCCCAGGTCGACGAACTGGCCCAGTTGCTGCGCGAGTCGCTGCTCTGGTGGCCCAGCCACGTGCCGGTCGGAATCGACTGGTCGGCCCAGCTGCCGGCCGCCCTGCTCGCGTTGCTGGACCCGGCCTCCTGGCAGGAGATCCGCAATGCGATGTATACCATCACTGCGGGAAGCCCCTGGGGCACGCTGCTGACGGTATTGATCGCCGGCCTGCTGTTCCTCTGGGGCCGGGGAACACCCCAGCACCTGGCGCGGCTGGCGGAAAAGACCAGTCATCGCTACAGCGACCGCATCGGGCTGACGTTCCAGGCGATGGGCTGGAGTCTGCTGCGCGTGCTGCCGGTACCGCTGCTGCTGCTGTCCACCAGCTTGCGACTGGAACAGCTGCCGGAGATCGGGCCGGGGGTGGAGATTCTGGCCGCAGCCCTGCTCGGAACCGCGATCTGGTGGCTCGCCGGCCACCTGTTCCTGCTGTTCACCAGCCGCAACGGGGTGGGCATGGCCCACTTCGACTGGAATCCGCTGGTCGTGCGCCGGCTGCGCCTGAACCTGGCCTGGTACCTGCCCACCCAGCTCACGTTGATCATCTTCCTCGCGCTCGCATTCGGCCATCCCAGCGAGCTGGTCTTCGACGTGTTCGGCCGCATCGGCCTGCTGGCGGCGGTGGTGCTGAGCGGCCTGTTCGCCTGGCGCATGCTCGCACCCCGGCGCACCGATGCCGACGTGGATCCGCGCCAGAACCGCCGAAGGCGGCTGGTGCGCATCGCACTGGCCGCGGTCGCGGTGGCGCTGATCGGACTGACGCTGGCCGGCTACCTGCTGACCGTGTCCGAACTGCTGGGCCGCATCATCAACACCATCGTCGTCGTCGCCGCGGTCTGGCTCGGCTACAGCCTGGCAGCCCGCGCGCTGGTGCTCAGCGAGACGCGGCTGGTGATGCGCCGGATGCGCGAGCAGCGCGCCAAGGCCGCGGCCCTGGAGCCGGGCAGTACCGTCGGCGAAGGCGCGGTCATCGACCTGCCAGAACCCCACCTGAGCGTGGAAAACATCAACCAGCAAACGCGCACGCTGCTGCGCGTCACCGCGGGCGCGGCGCTGGTACTGGCGCTGCTCTGGGTCTGGGCGGATATCCTGCCGGCGCTGACCTGGCTCGAGCGCGTGACCCTCTGGTCGCGCACGATCGTGGTCGGTGAAACCGAGATCCTGAGCCGGGTCAGCCTGCAGGACTTCCTGCTCGCGATCTTCCTCGGCGTCCTGTTCACGCTGGCGGCACGCAACCTGCCCGGGCTGGTCGAGATCCTGCTCTCGCGCAGCACGCACATGGACGCGGCCGGCCGGTACACCGTGACCACGCTGCTGCGCTACGTGCTGGCCGTCGTCGCGGTGATCAGCGTGTTCTCGCTGCTCGGCCTGCGCTGGAGCGAGCTGCAATGGATGGTCGCGGCATTGACGCTGGGCCTCGGCTTCGGCCTGCAGGAAGTCGTCGCGAACTTCGTCTCGGGAATCATCATGCTGTTCGAACGCCCGGTGCGCGTCGGCGACACGATCACCATCGGCGAGTACAGCGGCACCGTGGCCCGGATCCGCACCCGCGCGACGACTATCATCGACTGGGACAACCGCGAGATCGTGATTCCGAACAAGGCGTTCATCACCGAACGCCTGATCAACTGGACGCTGTCCGACACGATGACCCGGATCGTGATCCCGGTTGGCGTCAGTTACACTGCTGATGTCGACGAGGTGATGGCTACCCTGCAACACATCGCCGAGGCCAGCCCCCTGGTGCTGAGGGATCCGCCCCCCACCGTGTTGTTCCTGAAGTTCGGCGACAGCGCGCTGAGTTTCGAGCTGCGCGTGTACGTGGACCAGCTAAAGGACCGGCTGGTCACGATCAGCGAACTGCACCAGACGATCATTCGGCAATTCCGCAGCAAGGGCATCGAGATCGCATATCCACAGATGGACCTGCATATCCGCGACGTCGCCCCGATGGCCCGCGCCGTGTCACGGGACGGCGACACGGACGGGAATGGCCGGAACCCGCAGCCGTCGCCCTGA